A genome region from Syntrophorhabdaceae bacterium includes the following:
- a CDS encoding anaerobic sulfatase maturase produces the protein MAPVSRDLQIFAKPGGSLCNLECRYCYYLKKEELYGKGEVFRMSDILLEEYIVQHIEASPGPIIRFSWHGGEPTILGLEYFRKIVALQRTNLRPGTQIMNGIQTNGTLLDEKWCRFLAEEGFSVGFSLDGPASMHDRYRLDRGQEPTHERALAGYRLLRRYGVPCDILCVVHDQNVLHPIEAYRFFKDIGAGYIGFLPLVEPGVHGSSVSDRTVPAKAFGDFLCAIFDEWLENDGGRIKVQIFEEVFATATGREHGLCIFRKTCGDIPVVEHNGDFFSCDHFVDPDHYLGNILDRPLDELIDSPAQRAFGQSKADGLPRLCRNCEFLDMCNGGCPKDRFLQTSEGEELNYLCEGYTRFFAHCRPFIAELAALSEPLNFEVQPPSTPDRNVPVSAGTGRNDPCPCGSGKKYKKCCMNP, from the coding sequence TGGCAAGGGCGAGGTATTCCGAATGTCCGACATCCTTCTCGAGGAGTATATCGTCCAGCATATCGAAGCCTCACCCGGACCGATAATCAGGTTTTCATGGCATGGAGGGGAGCCGACGATTTTGGGACTGGAGTATTTTCGGAAGATCGTCGCACTCCAACGCACAAATCTGAGACCCGGTACACAGATAATGAACGGTATCCAGACAAATGGCACCCTTCTCGACGAGAAATGGTGTCGTTTTCTTGCAGAGGAAGGTTTCAGTGTCGGCTTCAGCCTTGACGGCCCTGCATCGATGCATGACCGATACCGGTTGGACAGAGGGCAGGAGCCCACCCATGAGCGCGCGCTGGCGGGTTACAGGCTTCTGCGGCGATACGGGGTGCCCTGCGATATACTCTGTGTAGTCCATGACCAGAATGTTCTCCATCCTATCGAAGCGTATCGGTTCTTTAAAGATATAGGCGCCGGGTATATCGGGTTTTTGCCCCTCGTCGAACCTGGGGTCCATGGGTCCAGCGTAAGCGACCGCACGGTACCGGCAAAGGCTTTCGGAGATTTCCTCTGCGCAATTTTTGACGAATGGCTGGAGAATGATGGGGGCCGTATTAAGGTGCAAATATTCGAGGAGGTTTTCGCTACGGCCACCGGGCGCGAGCACGGGCTTTGCATATTCAGGAAAACCTGCGGTGATATTCCCGTGGTCGAGCACAACGGGGACTTTTTCTCCTGCGATCACTTTGTCGATCCGGACCATTACCTGGGCAATATTCTCGATAGACCTCTTGATGAATTGATCGATAGCCCTGCTCAAAGGGCCTTCGGGCAGTCCAAGGCAGACGGTTTGCCGCGCCTTTGCCGGAACTGTGAATTCCTCGACATGTGTAATGGCGGCTGTCCGAAAGACCGCTTTCTGCAGACTTCGGAAGGCGAAGAACTCAACTACCTGTGCGAAGGTTACACACGCTTCTTCGCCCACTGCCGCCCATTTATCGCCGAGCTGGCGGCCCTGAGTGAGCCTTTGAATTTTGAAGTTCAGCCGCCGTCGACTCCGGACCGGAATGTCCCGGTCAGCGCCGGAACAGGCCGCAACGATCCCTGCCCCTGCGGCAGCGGCAAAAAATACAAAAAATGCTGCATGAACCCTTAA